The region tggaaccgggagagtttctgtgctccgtggacattcgggatgcgtaccttcacgttccgatttgcgtacagcatcagaggttcctccggttCGTGATCCAagagcatcattaccagttcacggccctccctttcgggctggcgtctgctcccagggtctttacgaaggtcatggcagctgtcatggccattctgcgttcaaaagggattctggtaatGCCATACCTCGACAACCTCTTGGTCAAGGGCTCATCCCgttgggattgcagccagagcctccagcttatTCTGGACACGCTGGTTCGCCTCGGCTGGATAATCAACTACCATAAGTCTTCCTTGATTCCAGCCCAGCATCTGCAGTTCCTAGGCATGGAATTTGACacctttcgggctcaggtcttccttcccaaggagaagttcatttctcttcgtcggggtgtcagagcgctaAAGGGTCCGAACCCTCTGTCCCTCCGTgtcgccatgagggttctggggaaaatggtcgcttctatggaagcggtcccctatgctcagtGCCACTCTCatcccctccagctggcccttctgtctgcctgggacagggACCCGCTTTCCCTGGACTGCCCGTTTCGCCTCTCTTCCAAGGTGAagcagtctctctcttggtggacgctgtcctccTCCATTCTGCCTgggaggtcatttctccctccccGCTGGCAGGTGATCTCCACCGACGCcagggttggggagcggtctttctccacctcacagctCAGGGTCGCTGGACTGCTCAGGAGGCGTGCCTCCCTATCAACCTCCTGGAAATCAGAGCCTTCTTCCTAGCCCTTATCCGCTGGGAGTCCCTCCTCTCGGGAAAgtcggtccgcattcagtcggacaacgccacagccgtggcatacataaaccatcagggagggactcgcagcagtcaagtcatgaCGGAAGTGGCATAAATTCTCCGTTGGGCGGAGGGTcacgttccctctctgtcagccaTCCACATCCCAGGgatggacaattgggaagccgactttctaagtcgccagggcatcgtggcgggcgagtggtctcttcttcccgcaatcttcaaccagatttgccagcggtggggcattccagacgtcgacttgatggcctcccgagcaaaccacaaggttccccagtacgtccccagatctcgggatccgatggccgtcggatgcgacgcgctcgtgatctcgtgggcccagttccagatgccctatctgttcGCGCCCCTTCCCTTGttcccaagggtcgtaaagaagatcaagACAGAAGGGGCCTGGTATTCGGAActggtgaacatgctatcggacgttccgtggaggcttccggatcttccggaccttcttttgcaggggcccctcttccacccgaattctcggtctctgaatttaacggtatggccgttgaggccgcggtcctgaagaacgcgggtttttctcatagcgtcatccagactattaTAAGAGGGAGAAAACCGGCTTCCTCGCGTatttaccacagatgttggaaggccttattccggtggtgtcaggacaacaatctgtttcctatgaccttttcccttccttccattctcagctttcttcaaacggggctagattcgggtctttcccttagcaccttaaAGGGTCAGATCTCCGTTCTatccattctttttcaaagagatCTGGCTTCCCTTCCTCAGGTGAGGACCTTAATCCAGGGGGtggctcatatagctcccccttatcgttctcctgtcgagccttgggatctcaacctcgtcttagacgCTCACCAGCGTgcgccctttgaaccgcttcagttcgtttccttctcgcttctatcctggaaggtagcctttttgttcgccatcacctccattagaagggtgtcagagctggcggcattatcctgtcgttctccctttctagtcctgcatcagGACAAAGTGGTTCTTCGTCCCGTTCCTTCCTTCTTACTGAAAGTAGTCTCAtcttttcacatcaatgaggacattgtcctcccttccttttgccctgccccggttcatcccttggaaaaatctcttcacaagttggatgtggtcagggctatccggatttacctcgccagaactgcctcttttcgtcaggccgatcctctgttcgtcaTCTCGGATGGGCATCGAAAGGGACTTcccgcctccaagtccacaattgctcaTTGGATCCGTttggcggttctggaggcatacagTGTCCAAGACAAACAGCCCCCTTCGGGGGTGAAAGCTCACTCTACCCGgactgtgggagcttcctgggcagttcgtcaccaagcttcggcctcgcaggtttgcaaggccgctacgtggtcatccattcacacctttgtcaaattctacaaggtgcatactgaggcttccgcggacgcgagcctgggtaggaggatactgcaggcggcggtttctcaccggccgacctaactcctctttttctgcagaatacccgccctagtgactgcttttggacatcctatggttacctgtgtcccccaatgaggcgagaaagaaagagggatttttggttcttaccgtaaaatctttcttggagccttcattgggggacacagcaccctcccttgaagttgtaccgtgttggctaacgtgccgttgttgtgggttggtacattgttgcctggtgcctgtcggagggtgtatactgccggggaggagctatttcttctttatttgcatagtgtcagcctcctagtgacagcagcatacacccatggttacctgtgtcccccaatgaaggctccaagaaagagattttacggtaagaaccaaaaatccctcttttctgAAGATACATTCCATTTAAGGTATTGATGCTGTTCAGTATTTGAcggtagagttaggctactttcacactagcgttgtgtgacggacgtcgcaatgcgtcgttttggagaaaaaacgcatcctgcaaagttgcccgcaggatgcgttttttctccatagacttgcattagcgacgcatccgttgcacgacgtctatggagaaaaaagtTGTGTTTTTGGCGgccgcgatgcacaaaaaaagttcaatgtaacgtttttttgtgcgtcgggtccgccattttcgaccgcgcatgctcggccgaaactccgccccctcctccccggaactcacaatgggcaacggatgcgttgtaaaactgcatccgctgcccacgttgtgttacattaacacactgtccgtcgcgccgacggtttgcgacggcccataccgacggactagtgtgaaagtagccttattgtcgGAGTGGTGCTGAATGAGCTCTTGGTTCTGATGTCATGAGTTTCTGATTATGTTTCTGCCATTCTGTATACTTTCACGCAAAATACCCATAAAAACAACAATTAGACAAATTGGTTTGTCAGTTTACCTCTATATGTGCACATCCAAATAATGCATCATTGAAGAGTTTATTGTAGCTACACATCCTAAACAACAATAACCAAAATGTGTCCAGAAAGGGactagttaaagggactctgtctccTGAATTTGGaaagaacaattttcagccatagaggcggggttttcgggtgtttgattcaccctttccttacccgctggctgcatgctggctgcaatattggattgaagttcattctctgtcctccatagtacacgcctgcgtaaggcaagattaccttgtgcaggcatgtactacggaggacagagaatgaacttcaatccaatattgcagccagcatgcagccagcgggtaaggaaagggtgaatcaaacacccgaaaaccccgcctctatggctgaaaattgttccctccaaattcaggtgacagagtccctttaaaggggttgtccactacttggaaaacTACTTTTAAAATTCTCTAGCCCCTCCAGAGTAGCTTACAAACACCTTTTTTCTTACCTCCTGCAATGTTCATTTCTCCCAGCCCTTGTTTGACATTGTTGTGCCACATGAGTGCTGCAGTCAATCAGCGCCAACTaattggccactgattggctgcagtgctcctgTGGCATAACCATGTCACACTCCCACAGAGAGAACAGACATTGCGGGAGCGGCACGAGTTTGGGAGGTGAGTACAAGCATTTAGGAaggggttgtcagagtagtggacaaccccttggaAGGTGTTTGATTCCATTATTTTAATTAAAGAATAGATCCCTACCAGTTATGAGAGGTCAGAACCAATTAATATAAATCACCATCATTAATTTCTAGCCTTGGTTCCAGTCCTGCCCGTGGTCACAATATCGGTATGCGGAGTCTGATGACGGCAGTCCTATGTGGACCAGCTGCTCGTGTTTAGTCATCTTCTTTTCCTCAGGCTCTGTTGTTGTTGTGCCTCCTTTCCTAGCCATTCATCGAGCAGCAAGAGGCGCTCAGCTCGGCCATTGTTTTCCTCCACAATGTCAGCGATGCGCAGAGCATACCGGCTGAATGATAATTCCACTTCATCGAGCAGTGTTTCTGCCTCCCGAATATGTGGAGAGAAGCCTTCAAGTTTCATGTCTAGTGCTGTCAGGGCTTTCCCCAGAGCATAGAGACGATCCTCTAATGGATGCCAGCGTTGTCTTATCCCTTCTGGGGTTACGGAATCAACATTCACACATTCTGCAGACATCGTGGCAGGACAAATAGAGTCCATGCTCCGTGCCTCCCAATCAGTGCGATCTGTTGGCACAATCTCTGTTCTGTTTGTCTATTGTGCCAGGAGACACCATGGAGATTACATTAAGGCCGACTGTGCCAAGTGCTAATGAGGCCACAATCGCTGCCCCCATTTCCAGGAATTTGGCTGGCACTGAGGGCACGAGCCAGGCAGCATCTGCGGCAGGATTCACTATGGATGCTGGACCCATATCACTCAGCATCTGTGCGCTGTTGCTTACCACAGAGACCCGGTGCGCTGGTCCACAATCTTCCCTCTCTGTATCATTTATGTCGGGAGAAGTAGTATTGCATGACGACAAGTATTCTCCATCTACCTGGGGCTGGATCACCTCTGCACCCAATGTGAAGGAATCGCTGTTTTCCAAGCTGAGGCTCGAAGCCTCCAGATCTGTAGCCGAGGCTCTCCGTGCGGATAAATCACTGAAGTCTCTTCTCCTGCTGGTTCTGACGTAATCTCCCCCTGCATCGCTGTCATCTGTCATTTGCTCCCACGATTCTCCACTCTGTGCTAAATCACTTAGTTCCCTATTGGAGCTGTTGGCGTCTTCCTCCATGGAGGACTCTGGAGATTTtgagtcttggtggaaaaggtcatTTTGCTGCACAAGTTCTGCATCCAGTGTGAATGTCTTTCTTGCTTCTCTGTTAGCGCTGGCTGCCTCCTTTTCTAGGTCACGACTCAATATTAGGAGGTTATTTTGCTCCAATGTGTTATCGGCTGTGTCATGTCGAAAATTCAATTTCTGTAATTTTCCAAAGTCTGCACGTCGAATGTCCTTCTTGGTGGTGGCTCCTTTTATTGCATCCGTCTCTTCTTCCGCACCTCTTTCTTGTAGATCTTCTAAGCTGCTTATTGCTTTGTCCGCAGCGGCAAATCCATGGTTAATAAGCCGGTCTGCACCCTCTGCCATAATATGCGGTGCCTCTGTCTTGGCTGACCCCTCTGTGCACTTCTTAATATTCCCACGTCTGCGTCCATTGTCCTTCTCCCAGGTATTACTTTCTACCAGACAATCCTCTTATTCTGTGAGTCATACAGATGGCGTCAGAGGGAGACACATGTCAAATAGATTTTCAGGCGGATGTATACACTGATTACTCACATATGTTTGCATCCATGCTTGTGATCTTCTACAGAGCCGCCAGACTTATTTTTAGCTTATTTTTTATGGGCTGTGCTGCGGTTTAGGCTTTTATTGGAGTCCTTATATTGCAAATTCCATTGTAAAACTTGGTAATGTCATGACCAGACTAAGAAGCGCGGAAGAGCGAAGTTTGTGCAGTAAATGGCTTCAAACCATACGGATCGTTTTGAAGCCTCTGACATGAGATGTAAAGAAGGTTGTCCGCCACTGGTCAAGTACTTCTTAGTTACTTAAATGAGTTGTGACCCTTCCGAAAACTTTTTTTTCCTGCTGAGTCTCCACCGCTGCCCCTGTCTCGGTTGTTTGGCTGAAGAGGTGACATCACATCGACGTCACTTGAGTCAATCAGTGACCTCAGCAGATCGTGCTGTCTAGATCATCAGAGGTTACTGATGTGACTTCACCTCTGCAGCCAAACAGAGACAGGTAGCAACGGTGGAGACTCCACACCACACCCAGGCAAAGTAAATGGAGAAcagatattatttatttatttttatttttttacaatgtgCTGTGCATTTAGGGAAAAGGTTCTGAAAAGGAACAACTTATTTATGCGCCccgcataaaataataataaaaaaatcatatacagTACTCGCCTCCTGGATCAGCGCCGCAGTGGTTCCCGTTGGTCACGTGATAGTTTTGTGTCCCGTGACTTCTGCAACCAATCAGCTTCCACATACAGTGTCACTTGACTGCCCGGAATTACAGTGCTGGTCTTGGAAATAGCtaggtatttattttttttattgtatgtgGGACACTTAGAGAGGTTGTCCTCTACTAGGACAACCGTTCTCATTTCTTATGTTTGCCCCCAGCACCTATGCTAACCTCCTGTGCCAGTGTCGTTCCCGTGGTGTCGACACGCTCTCCCTCCCAGAACTCACATGAGGTTGTTAGGTCACGCGAGCCATGCGCCAAATTAGCACTGGTGTCACGGTCCTTCCCCTTCGGGCTGGCGACACGTGATCCCGCCTTCGAACGTATAAGTAATCAAGAGGCAGTGAGCACCAACCGCAGCTCATAATTCCGTGGGCAAGCATTTAGGATGAGAAGAggttttcctagtagtggacatTATCTTTAAGCAATTAAGAAGGGGTCGTTCAGTAGTGCACAACCTCTTTAACAGGTTTGCTTGCTGCAGTTATCAGTGTTGTAAAGAAAGTCAGTTTTAATACATGCTTGTATCCCCCATGAAATAACAATACTGCTGCATCTTTTGTTTGTACTCTGCTTTGTGTCGTTCCTCTTTTACTTCTCTTGGAAATATATCACTAAATTGACATCCTGGTGTTACCATTTCCATTGCCGATGGGGTATGTTTCTGCACAGTCCACTTAGAGCTGACGGTGTAAAGACACATCCCATTGACGAGGAAATGGTAACGCCCAATTGTCTATTAATATAGGCATTTCCAGGAAGGATAACAGAGACAACACTATGCAGCGTTCTAAGAAAAGATGTCCCAGAATTTTATTGGAAATGGGAGCACTACCCAAAACCGGCTCACTGTGGTGGCTGCTTGGTTTTTCTTAAAGACAAAATATTATTTCCAATGACTAGTTCTAATCTGGTACATCTGCCTGCATGATGTCTTGGGGATAACATGGGGTTCCCAATAAACCGGACTAATCTATATTTCCCTTCTGAGTGTCACTGGCAGCAAGCATAGAATTTATTGCATCAATATGGGGAAATTCATGTAATCAGAAAATGGCTATAGTTTATGGGCAAATAGTCTa is a window of Ranitomeya variabilis isolate aRanVar5 chromosome 2, aRanVar5.hap1, whole genome shotgun sequence DNA encoding:
- the LOC143806885 gene encoding uncharacterized protein LOC143806885 isoform X1, which translates into the protein MAEGADRLINHGFAAADKAISSLEDLQERGAEEETDAIKGATTKKDIRRADFGKLQKLNFRHDTADNTLEQNNLLILSRDLEKEAASANREARKTFTLDAELVQQNDLFHQDSKSPESSMEEDANSSNRELSDLAQSGESWEQMTDDSDAGGDYVRTSRRRDFSDLSARRASATDLEASSLSLENSDSFTLGAEVIQPQVDGEYLSSCNTTSPDINDTEREDCGPAHRVSVEEFPGVFLIQRGRITMPDNTGSTNQTRGCHSCSRFPFLHNNMCIRCLDTSI
- the LOC143806885 gene encoding uncharacterized protein LOC143806885 isoform X2: MAEGADRLINHGFAAADKAISSLEDLQERGAEEETDAIKGATTKKDIRRADFGKLQKLNFRHDTADNTLEQNNLLILSRDLEKEAASANREARKTFTLDAELVQQNDLFHQDSKSPESSMEEDANSSNRELSDLAQSGESWEQMTDDSDAGGDYVRTSRRRDFSDLSARRASATDLEASSLSLENSDSFTLGAEVIQPQEEFPGVFLIQRGRITMPDNTGSTNQTRGCHSCSRFPFLHNNMCIRCLDTSI